Proteins from a single region of Oenanthe melanoleuca isolate GR-GAL-2019-014 chromosome 12, OMel1.0, whole genome shotgun sequence:
- the MCM2 gene encoding DNA replication licensing factor MCM2, translating to MADSSESQAAVTSPVRSSRRGDAFTSSPGRDLPPFEDESEGLLGTEGLPEEEEEGEELIGEGMERDYRPIPELDVYEAEGLALDDEDVEELTASQREAAERVMRQRDRELEQGMGRMRRGLLYDSDDEDEDRPARKRRLAERAAEGMEEEDEDMIESIENLEDMKGHSVREWVSMAAPRLEIYHRFKNFLKTHVDDHGHNVFKERISDMCKENRESLVVNYEDLAAQEHVLAYFLPEAPAEMLKIFDEAAKEVVLAMYPKYDRIAQEIHVRISHLPLVEELRSLRQLHLNQLIRTSGVVTSCTGVLPQLSMVKYNCSKCNFILGPFFQSQNQEVKPGSCPECQSLGPFEINMEETVYQNYQRIKIQESPGKVAAGRLPRSKDAILLADLVDSCKPGDEIELTGIYHNNYDGSLNTANGFPVFATVILANHIAKKDNKLAVGELTDEDVKVIVGLSKDEQIGEKIFASIAPSIYGHEDIKRGLALALFGGEPKNPGGKHKVRGDINVLLCGDPGTAKSQFLKYVEKASSRAIFTTGQGASAVGLTAYVQRHPVSKEWTLEAGALVLADRGVCLIDEFDKMNDQDRTSIHEAMEQQSISISKAGIVTSLQARCTIIAAANPIGGRYDPSLTFSENVDLTEPIISRFDILCVVRDTVDSVQDEMLARFVVGSHVKHHPGSKEAVNGDTNEVILPNTYGVEPIPQEILRKYIIYAKEKVHPKLNQMDQDKVARMYSDLRKESMATGSIPITVRHIESMIRMAEAHARMHLRDYVVEDDVNMAIRVMLESFIDTQKFSVMRSMRKTFSRYLSFKRDNNELLLFILKQLVAEQVMYQRNRYGAQQDTIEVPEKDLVDKARQINIHNLSAFYDSEVFKMNRFSRDVKRKLIVQQF from the exons GACTCCTCCGAGTCGCAGGCTGCGGTGACCAGCCCCGTGCGCAGCTCCCGCCGCGGCGATGCCTTCACGTCCAGCCCCGGGCGGGACCTGCCCCCCTTCGAGGATGAGTCCGAAGGGCTCCTGGGCACCGAGGGGCTCCCcgaagaggaggaagaaggggaagagCTCAttggggaagggatggaaag GGACTACcggcccatcccagagctggatgtgtACGAGGCAGAGGGGCTGGCCCTGGATGATGAAGATGTGGAGGAGCTGACTGCCAGCCAGCGGGAAGCCGCCGAGCGAGTGATGCGGCAGCGGGACCGCgagctggagcagggcatggGCCGCATGAGGAGGGGGCTGCTCTACG ACAGtgatgatgaggatgaagaCCGCCCTGCACGGAAGAGGCGGCTGGCGGAGCGGGCTGCTGAGGGCatggaagaggaggatgaagacATGATTGAGAGCATTGAGAATCTGGAAGACATGAAGGGGCACTCAGTGAGGGAGTGGGTGTCCATGGCAGCTCCCCGGCTTGAGATCTATCACCGCTTCAAGAACTTCCTGAAGACCCATGTGGATGACCATGGGCACAATGTCTTCAAGGAGAGGATCAGTGACATGTGCAAAG AGAACAGAGAGAGTCTGGTGGTGAACTACGAGGATCTGGCAGCCCAGGAGCATGTCCTTGCCTACTTTCTGCCTGAGGCCccagcagagatgctgaagATCTTTGATGAAGCAGCCAAGGAAGTGGTGCTGGCCATGTACCCCAAGTATGACCGTATTGCTCAGGAGATCCATGTCCGGATCTCCCACCTGCCTCTGGTGGAAGAGCTGCGGTCACTCAG GCAGCTGCACTTGAATCAGTTGATCCGGACCAGTGGAGTGGTGACAAGCTGCACAGGGGTCCTGCCTCAGCTCAGCATGGTCAAATACAACTGCAGCAAGTGCAACTTCATCCTAGGACCCTTTTTCCAGTCACAGAACCAGGAGGTGAAACCCGGTTCCTGCCCTGAGTGTCAGTCTCTTGGCCCATTTGAAATCAACATGGAAGAG ACAGTGTATCAGAACTACCAGCGCATCAAGAtccaggagagccctgggaaggtggctgcaggcaggctgcCCCGCTCCAAGGATGCCATCCTGCTTGCTGATCTGGTGGACAGCTGCAAGCCAGGAGATGAGATT GAGCTGACAGGGATCTACCACAACAACTATGATGGCTCCTTGAACACTGCCAACGGGTTCCCAGTGTTTGCCACTGTGATCCTGGCCAACCACATTGCCAAGAAGGACAACAAGCTGGCTGTTGGGGAACTGACTGATGAAGACGTGAAAGTGATTGTGGGTCTGTCCAAGGATGAGCAAATTGGGGAGAAG ATTTTTGCCAGCATTGCCCCATCTATTTATGGACATGAAGATATCAAGAGAGGCTTGGCTTTAGCTCTCTTTGGTGGAGAGCCCAAAAACCCAG GTGGCAAACACAAAGTTCGTGGTGACATCAATGTGCTTCTGTGTGGAGACCCTGGTACTGCAAAGTCACAGTTTCTCAAATACGTAGAGAAGGCGTCGAGCAGAGCAATTTTCACCACTGGCCAGGGTGCTTCTGCTGTGGGCCTCACAGCCTATGTGCAGAGGCACCCAGTCAGCAAGGAGTGGACTTTGGAGGCAGGAGCCCTCGTGCTGGCTGACAGAGGTGTCTGCCTGATTGATGAATTTGACAAG ATGAATGATCAAGACAGGACCAGCATCCACGAAGCCATGGAACAGCAAAGCATTTCCATCTCCAAAGCAGGCATTGTCACATCCTTGCAAGCTCGCTGCACCATTATTGCTGCTGCCAATCCCATAG GTGGGCGGTACGACCCGTCGCTGACGTTCTCGGAGAACGTGGACCTGACGGAGCCCATCATCTCTCGCTTCGATATCCTGTGCGTGGTGAGAGACACAGTGGACTCGGTGCAG GATGAAATGCTTGCCCGGTTCGTTGTTGGCAGCCATGTCAAGCACCACCCAGGCAGCAAGGAGGCAGTGAATGGGGACACTAATGAGGTCATCCTTCCCAACACCTATGGGGTTGAACCCATTCCTCAAGAGATCCTGAGGAAATACATCATCTACGCCAAAGAGAAGGTCCACCCCAAACTCAACCAGATGGACCAGGACAAGGTGGCCAGGATGTACAGTGACCTCAGGAAGGAGTCTATG GCCACGGGCAGCATCCCCATCACGGTGCGGCACATCGAGTCCATGATCCGCATGGCCGAGGCGCACGCCCGCATGCACCTGCGCGACTACGTGGTGGAGGACGACGTCAACATGGCCATCAGGGTCATGCTGGAGAGCTTCATCGACACCCAGAAGTTCAGCGTCATGCGCAGCATGCGCAAG ACCTTCTCCCGCTACCTTTCGTTCAAGCGAGACAACAAcgagctgctgctgttcatcCTGAAGCagctggtggcagagcaggTGATGTACCAGAGGAACCGCTACGGAGCCCAGCAAGACACCATAGAAGTCCCAGAGAAGGACCTGGTGGACAAG GCTCGGCAGATCAACATCCACAACCTCTCAGCCTTCTATGACAGTGAAGTGTTCAAGATGAACAGGTTCAGCCGGGATGTGAAGAGGAAGCTGATTGTCCAGCAGTTctga